A region from the Synechococcales cyanobacterium T60_A2020_003 genome encodes:
- a CDS encoding phosphatidate cytidylyltransferase, translating to MSLPRLLSAIVAIILALGMIILGGWYFTLGFGIIIYLGLQEYFQLARAKGIMPAAKTTLVVSLLLLITSTAFPVLADAVMPIAGTLICFYLLFQPKFATIADIATSVLGLFYGGYLPSYWVRLRSLGTVESSNLPLWGYWPFPFDGIKALPQGLTVTLLAFGCIWAADIGAYFIGKFFGKTRLSDISPKKTVEGAVFGVFASMMVGVAGGWILGWNGSPITGMALGVIIGVASLLGDLTESMMKRDAGVKDSGQLIPGHGGILDRADSYVFTAPLVYYFVTLLLPIIPG from the coding sequence ATGTCTTTACCTCGACTTCTCAGTGCAATTGTTGCGATTATCCTGGCTTTGGGGATGATTATTTTGGGTGGATGGTATTTCACCCTTGGATTCGGCATTATTATTTACCTCGGCCTGCAGGAATATTTCCAACTCGCCCGCGCCAAAGGCATCATGCCTGCGGCTAAAACAACCTTAGTCGTGAGCCTGCTGTTGCTGATTACCTCAACGGCCTTCCCAGTGCTGGCCGATGCGGTCATGCCGATTGCGGGCACCCTCATTTGTTTCTACCTGCTGTTTCAGCCTAAGTTTGCCACCATCGCCGATATTGCCACGTCGGTGCTGGGGTTATTCTACGGGGGCTACTTGCCCAGCTACTGGGTGAGACTGCGATCGCTGGGCACCGTCGAGAGTAGCAATCTTCCCCTGTGGGGCTATTGGCCGTTCCCCTTCGACGGCATCAAAGCCCTACCGCAAGGGTTAACCGTGACCCTCCTCGCCTTCGGCTGCATTTGGGCGGCAGACATTGGTGCTTACTTTATTGGTAAGTTTTTCGGCAAAACGCGTCTGTCGGACATTAGCCCTAAAAAAACCGTGGAAGGTGCCGTCTTTGGGGTCTTTGCCAGCATGATGGTGGGTGTGGCCGGAGGCTGGATTCTGGGCTGGAATGGCTCACCGATTACGGGCATGGCCTTGGGAGTGATTATTGGCGTCGCTAGCTTACTGGGCGATCTGACTGAATCTATGATGAAACGCGACGCCGGAGTGAAGGATTCAGGACAACTAATTCCGGGTCATGGAGGGATTCTCGATCGCGCCGATAGTTACGTCTTCACCGCTCCCCTGGTGTACTATTTTGTGACGCTGCTACTGCCGATTATTCCGGGTTGA